A stretch of Halomonas elongata DSM 2581 DNA encodes these proteins:
- a CDS encoding Csu type fimbrial protein: MGNAGVIRLGWRSLVTFCLLLAVVCGTNSALACDVVAPNPLASFGVASSLTVAGSAQQTSAQPNAGVECSAPILSVLGSDYVNATITSANGGQLQVATGDTIDYDISADPGGEVPLTLGTTYDYYNATLLDLLGLLGSSDPIELPMYFRTLPGSADNVAAGLYIDTLTVNWNWSVCEGIGIGGLCLGRDNGSGTSTVTLQLEVLPDCVIDAPDLDFGSAPLVAGFSPVTRTLSVRCTKGQAYSVGLSDGQHAASGQRRMASSGEFLRYELYKGASGLSRWGRQGAERRDSTQADNAPGNHDGVTAQGFIYRGIIDDAQSTPPAGVYTDTVVVDIEF, encoded by the coding sequence ATGGGTAATGCCGGCGTAATCCGACTTGGCTGGCGGAGTCTCGTCACGTTCTGCCTGTTGCTGGCCGTGGTATGTGGTACGAACTCCGCCCTGGCTTGCGATGTGGTGGCGCCGAATCCTTTGGCGAGTTTTGGTGTCGCGAGCTCGCTGACGGTGGCCGGCAGTGCCCAGCAGACATCGGCACAGCCCAACGCCGGGGTGGAGTGCTCGGCTCCGATATTGTCGGTGCTCGGCAGCGACTACGTGAATGCGACGATCACCAGTGCCAACGGCGGTCAACTCCAGGTGGCAACCGGCGACACCATCGACTATGACATTTCGGCCGACCCCGGCGGCGAGGTGCCCCTGACGCTCGGGACCACCTACGATTACTACAACGCTACCTTGCTGGATTTGCTCGGTTTGCTGGGGAGCAGCGATCCGATCGAACTGCCAATGTATTTCCGCACTCTGCCGGGCTCAGCGGATAATGTCGCCGCCGGTCTCTATATCGATACCCTGACCGTCAACTGGAACTGGTCCGTCTGCGAGGGGATCGGGATCGGTGGGTTATGCCTGGGGCGAGACAACGGGAGTGGCACCAGTACCGTCACCCTGCAGCTCGAGGTCCTGCCGGATTGCGTGATTGATGCCCCCGATCTGGATTTCGGCTCGGCACCGCTGGTGGCCGGCTTTAGCCCGGTCACCCGGACGCTTTCGGTGCGCTGTACCAAAGGGCAGGCCTACAGCGTGGGGTTGAGCGATGGTCAGCATGCTGCGTCCGGTCAACGGCGCATGGCATCGTCGGGAGAGTTTCTACGCTATGAGCTCTACAAAGGGGCCAGTGGGCTGTCGCGTTGGGGACGCCAAGGGGCGGAGCGACGCGACTCGACCCAGGCTGACAACGCGCCGGGAAATCACGATGGCGTGACCGCCCAAGGCTTCATCTACCGTGGCATCATCGATGATGCTCAGTCGACGCCACCCGCTGGCGTCTATACGGATACCGTCGTCGTGGATATCGAGTTCTGA
- the serA gene encoding phosphoglycerate dehydrogenase, which translates to MAKTSLDKSKIKILLLEGVHQSAVDNFLNAGYTNIEHLSTSLDEETLIEKIRDVHFIGIRSRTQLNERVFAAAEKLVAVGCFCIGTNQVDLDAALVRGIPVFNAPYSNTRSVAELVLAEAIMLLRGIPEKSASAHQGGWLKSAKNSHEARGKTLGIIGYGSIGAQLSVLSEALGFDVIYYDVVTKLGMGNARQVGSLEELLARADIVTLHVPDLPSTRWMIGEEQIGLMKPGSILINASRGSVVVIEALAEALQAGRLNGAAIDVFPVEPKGNNEEFVSPLRGLNNVILTPHIGGSTLEAQENIGIEVSEKLVTFSDNGTTITSVNFPEVALPAHPGKHRLLHIHENVPGVLSEINRVLSEEDINILGQYLQTNERIGYVVIDVDKEYGPRALEALSKVTHTLRVRVLYSETSFEG; encoded by the coding sequence ATGGCCAAAACGTCCCTGGACAAGAGCAAGATCAAGATCCTGCTGCTCGAGGGCGTCCACCAGAGCGCGGTGGACAATTTCTTGAATGCCGGGTACACCAACATCGAACACCTGTCGACTTCGCTGGACGAAGAAACGCTGATCGAGAAGATCCGCGACGTCCACTTCATCGGCATCCGTTCGCGTACCCAGCTCAACGAACGCGTCTTCGCCGCCGCCGAGAAGCTCGTGGCCGTGGGCTGTTTCTGCATCGGCACCAACCAGGTCGATCTCGACGCGGCGCTGGTGCGCGGCATCCCCGTCTTCAACGCGCCCTATTCCAACACCCGCTCGGTGGCCGAACTGGTGCTGGCCGAGGCCATCATGCTGCTGCGCGGTATCCCCGAGAAGAGCGCCAGCGCCCATCAGGGAGGCTGGCTGAAGTCCGCCAAGAATTCCCACGAGGCTCGCGGCAAGACGCTCGGCATCATCGGCTATGGCAGCATCGGCGCCCAGCTCTCGGTTCTCTCGGAAGCCCTGGGCTTCGACGTCATCTACTACGACGTGGTGACCAAGCTCGGCATGGGCAATGCCCGCCAGGTGGGCAGCCTCGAGGAACTGCTGGCCCGCGCCGACATCGTCACCCTGCACGTACCGGACCTGCCCTCCACCCGCTGGATGATCGGCGAAGAGCAGATCGGCCTGATGAAGCCGGGCAGCATCCTGATCAATGCCTCACGCGGCAGCGTGGTGGTCATCGAGGCACTCGCCGAGGCCCTCCAGGCCGGCCGCCTCAACGGCGCGGCCATCGATGTCTTCCCGGTCGAGCCCAAGGGCAACAACGAGGAGTTCGTCAGCCCGCTGCGCGGCCTGAACAATGTCATCCTCACCCCGCACATCGGAGGCTCCACCCTGGAGGCCCAGGAAAACATCGGCATCGAGGTCTCCGAGAAGCTGGTGACCTTCTCCGACAACGGCACCACCATCACCTCGGTGAACTTCCCCGAGGTCGCCCTGCCGGCGCACCCCGGCAAGCACCGCCTGCTGCACATCCACGAGAACGTGCCCGGTGTGCTGTCCGAGATCAACCGGGTGCTCTCCGAGGAAGACATCAACATCCTCGGCCAGTACCTGCAGACCAACGAACGCATCGGCTACGTGGTCATCGACGTGGACAAGGAGTACGGCCCCCGCGCTCTGGAGGCCCTGAGCAAGGTGACACACACCCTGCGCGTGCGGGTGCTCTACTCGGAAACCAGCTTCGAGGGTTGA
- a CDS encoding exodeoxyribonuclease VII small subunit encodes MAGQDKQRQDSEETAPEDFAATVERLEALVERLESGELSLEASLTAFEQGVRLTRDAQRRLDEAELKVRTLTEGEEGGIDLKPFASPEEDDGEY; translated from the coding sequence ATGGCGGGACAGGACAAGCAGCGACAGGATAGCGAAGAGACGGCACCGGAGGATTTCGCGGCGACCGTGGAGCGTCTGGAGGCGCTGGTCGAACGACTGGAATCCGGCGAGTTGTCGCTGGAGGCGTCGTTGACGGCCTTCGAGCAGGGAGTTCGCCTGACCCGCGACGCCCAGCGTCGGCTCGACGAGGCGGAACTCAAGGTCCGCACCCTGACCGAGGGAGAGGAAGGCGGCATCGACCTCAAGCCCTTCGCGTCACCCGAGGAGGATGACGGTGAATATTGA
- the ispA gene encoding (2E,6E)-farnesyl diphosphate synthase, whose amino-acid sequence MTVNIERLMAADRRRVDECLETLFARGESAPSEQLDAAMRHGVLVGGKRLRPVLLYATGRALGASDEALDGPAMAVELVHAYSLVHDDLPAMDDDDVRRGRPTVHRAYDEATAILAGDALQTLAFEVLADTGHPRLAAMVGTLARAAGRDGMAAGQALDLDAVGGHPDLTALATMHRHKTGALIHAAVRLGGLVAVPEDDERLLALERYAAAIGLAFQIRDDVLDVTGDTAVLGKTSGADAARDKPTYPTLLGLKGADDKARSLVDEAVSALAPLGEAGSVLANLARYMIERDH is encoded by the coding sequence ATGACGGTGAATATTGAACGCTTGATGGCCGCGGATCGTCGCCGCGTGGACGAATGCCTGGAAACGCTCTTCGCGCGCGGCGAGTCGGCGCCTTCGGAGCAGCTGGACGCGGCCATGCGTCATGGCGTGCTGGTCGGTGGCAAGCGCTTGCGGCCGGTGCTGCTCTATGCCACGGGGCGCGCCCTGGGCGCGAGCGACGAAGCGCTCGACGGTCCGGCGATGGCGGTCGAGCTGGTGCATGCCTATTCCCTGGTGCACGACGACCTGCCGGCCATGGATGACGATGACGTGCGCCGTGGCCGGCCCACCGTGCATCGCGCTTATGACGAGGCCACCGCCATCCTGGCCGGCGATGCGCTGCAGACCCTTGCCTTCGAAGTGCTGGCCGATACCGGCCACCCGCGCCTGGCGGCGATGGTCGGCACCCTGGCCCGAGCTGCCGGGCGTGACGGCATGGCGGCCGGCCAGGCGCTGGATCTGGATGCCGTGGGGGGCCACCCCGACCTGACGGCGCTGGCGACGATGCATCGCCACAAGACTGGTGCGCTGATCCACGCCGCCGTGCGCCTGGGAGGCCTGGTGGCGGTGCCCGAGGACGATGAACGCCTGCTGGCGCTGGAGCGTTACGCCGCCGCCATCGGGCTGGCGTTCCAGATTCGCGATGACGTGCTCGACGTGACCGGCGACACGGCCGTCCTCGGCAAGACCTCAGGGGCGGACGCCGCCCGTGACAAACCGACCTATCCCACCCTGCTGGGGCTGAAGGGGGCCGATGACAAGGCCCGATCCCTGGTGGACGAGGCCGTATCGGCCCTGGCGCCGCTGGGCGAGGCCGGCAGCGTGCTGGCCAACCTGGCCCGATACATGATCGAGCGTGACCACTGA
- the dxs gene encoding 1-deoxy-D-xylulose-5-phosphate synthase, producing MKLFDDIPVERPATPLLDTLETPAALRAMNEAQLVQVADELRAYLLYSVGVSGGHFGAGLGVVELTVALHHALETPHDRLVWDVGHQAYPHKILTGRREAMQSIRQFGGLAAFPRRSESEYDTFGVGHSSTSVSAALGMALAARTRGEKRRVCAVIGDGALSAGMAFEALAHAGHVDANLLVILNDNEMSISENVGGMASYLAKILASKPYTSMREGGKKVLSHLPGALELARRTEEHMKGMVSPATLFEEMGFNYIGPLDGHDLPTLVQTLRNMRDMDGPQFLHVKTRKGRGFLPAEADPIGYHAITKLEKNGETPPPFKPTQPAAAPGAKNEATSPKPRNDISRPKPRKYCNVFGDWLCDMAAVDERLIGITPAMREGSDLVRFSQEYPERYYDVAIAEQHAVTLAAGLACEAMKPVVAIYSTFLQRGYDQLIHDVAVQELDVTFAIDRAGVVGEDGPTHHGALDLSYLRCVPGMVVLAPADEAECRALLSAAYHHPGPAAVRYPRGTGPGTLIPEHLEALPIGKAETRRRAGGEGPKVALLAFGSLNGPAAEVAERLDATHLNMRSVKPLDREAVLAAADEHDLLVTLEENVVAGGAGSGVGELLAAEGRRTALLHLGLPDVFVEHGKPAELLAECGLDAEGIEASIRRRLG from the coding sequence ATGAAGCTGTTCGATGACATCCCGGTCGAGCGTCCGGCCACGCCGCTGCTCGACACCCTGGAAACACCGGCCGCACTGCGCGCCATGAACGAGGCTCAGCTGGTACAGGTAGCCGACGAACTGCGCGCCTACCTGCTCTACAGCGTGGGCGTTTCCGGCGGCCATTTCGGTGCCGGGCTCGGCGTCGTGGAGCTGACCGTGGCGCTGCATCATGCCCTGGAGACGCCCCATGACCGTCTCGTCTGGGACGTGGGCCACCAGGCGTATCCGCACAAGATTCTCACCGGCCGCCGCGAGGCGATGCAGAGCATCCGCCAGTTCGGCGGCCTGGCGGCCTTCCCGCGACGCAGCGAGTCGGAATACGACACCTTTGGCGTGGGGCATTCCAGCACCTCCGTTTCCGCCGCCCTGGGCATGGCGCTGGCCGCTCGCACGCGCGGCGAGAAGCGTCGGGTCTGCGCGGTGATCGGTGACGGCGCCCTGTCCGCCGGCATGGCCTTCGAGGCCCTGGCCCACGCCGGTCATGTGGACGCCAACCTGCTGGTGATTCTCAACGACAACGAGATGTCGATCTCCGAGAACGTCGGCGGCATGGCCAGCTACCTGGCGAAGATCCTGGCCAGCAAGCCCTACACCAGCATGCGCGAAGGCGGCAAGAAGGTGCTCTCGCACCTGCCCGGCGCCCTGGAGCTGGCCCGGCGCACCGAGGAGCACATGAAGGGCATGGTCAGCCCGGCTACGCTGTTCGAGGAAATGGGCTTCAACTACATCGGCCCGCTCGATGGCCATGACCTGCCGACCCTGGTCCAGACTCTGCGCAACATGCGCGACATGGACGGGCCGCAGTTCCTGCATGTGAAGACGCGCAAGGGGCGGGGGTTCTTGCCCGCCGAGGCCGATCCCATCGGCTACCACGCCATCACCAAGCTCGAGAAGAACGGCGAAACGCCGCCGCCGTTCAAGCCGACTCAGCCGGCCGCCGCGCCCGGGGCAAAGAACGAGGCAACGTCCCCGAAGCCGCGCAACGATATATCGCGCCCGAAGCCGCGCAAGTATTGCAACGTCTTCGGCGACTGGCTGTGCGACATGGCGGCGGTGGACGAGCGCCTGATCGGCATCACGCCGGCCATGCGCGAGGGCTCGGATCTGGTCCGTTTCTCCCAGGAATATCCCGAACGCTACTACGACGTGGCGATCGCCGAGCAGCACGCGGTGACGCTGGCCGCCGGCCTGGCCTGCGAGGCGATGAAGCCGGTGGTGGCCATCTACTCCACCTTTCTGCAGCGCGGCTACGACCAGCTCATTCATGACGTGGCGGTGCAGGAGCTGGACGTCACCTTCGCCATCGATCGCGCCGGTGTGGTGGGCGAAGACGGCCCGACTCACCACGGTGCGCTGGATCTGAGTTACCTGCGCTGCGTGCCGGGAATGGTGGTGCTGGCGCCGGCCGACGAGGCCGAGTGCCGCGCACTGCTCAGTGCCGCCTATCATCACCCCGGCCCGGCCGCGGTGCGCTATCCGCGCGGTACCGGGCCCGGCACGCTGATTCCCGAGCATCTCGAGGCGCTGCCCATCGGCAAGGCCGAGACGCGTCGCCGGGCCGGCGGCGAGGGCCCGAAAGTGGCGCTGCTGGCCTTCGGCAGTCTCAACGGGCCGGCCGCCGAGGTGGCCGAGCGCCTCGATGCCACCCACCTCAACATGCGCTCGGTCAAACCGCTGGATCGCGAGGCGGTACTGGCGGCGGCCGACGAGCATGACCTGCTGGTGACCCTGGAGGAAAACGTGGTCGCCGGTGGTGCCGGTAGTGGCGTCGGCGAGTTGCTGGCCGCGGAAGGTCGTCGCACGGCGCTGCTGCATCTGGGCCTGCCCGATGTCTTCGTCGAGCACGGCAAGCCGGCGGAGCTGCTGGCCGAATGCGGCCTCGACGCCGAAGGAATCGAGGCCTCGATCAGGCGTCGCCTCGGCTGA
- the djlA gene encoding co-chaperone DjlA, translating to MLAMVLIGGVLGFLIGGPLGLLIGGGLGYWLVRRLRRSMLGRLAGVQAQFLESTFAVMGCMCKADGRVTEAELDASRQLWDRLRLSEEQRAKARADFTRGKSEDFDLEAELAKIRQIVGSQPALRQVFLQVQLAAIAADGQLHPAERDMLMRVVRGLGCSEAEIAQIEAMLRGAAEGGGAPHETSLEDAYQVLGVSSEASDAEIKRQYRRLMSENHPDKLAAKGLPENMREVAKERTSEIGNAYERIRKARSADAA from the coding sequence ATGCTGGCCATGGTGCTGATTGGTGGGGTGCTGGGTTTTCTGATCGGCGGGCCCTTGGGCCTGTTGATCGGGGGCGGCCTCGGCTATTGGCTCGTCCGGCGTCTGCGCCGGAGCATGCTGGGCCGCCTGGCCGGCGTGCAGGCCCAGTTTCTCGAGTCGACCTTCGCGGTCATGGGCTGCATGTGCAAGGCCGACGGACGCGTCACCGAGGCCGAGCTCGATGCGTCCCGTCAGTTGTGGGACCGCCTGCGGCTGAGCGAGGAACAGCGTGCCAAGGCGCGGGCCGATTTCACCCGCGGCAAGAGCGAGGATTTCGACCTCGAGGCGGAACTGGCCAAGATTCGTCAGATCGTGGGCAGCCAGCCGGCCTTGCGGCAAGTGTTTCTGCAGGTGCAGCTCGCGGCCATCGCCGCCGACGGTCAGCTTCATCCCGCCGAGCGCGATATGCTGATGCGGGTAGTGCGTGGGCTGGGTTGCTCCGAGGCCGAGATCGCCCAGATCGAGGCCATGCTGCGGGGTGCGGCTGAGGGCGGCGGAGCCCCGCACGAAACCTCGCTGGAGGATGCCTACCAGGTGCTGGGCGTGTCGTCGGAGGCCAGCGACGCCGAGATCAAGCGTCAGTATCGTCGCCTGATGAGCGAGAACCACCCCGACAAGCTGGCCGCCAAGGGGTTGCCGGAGAACATGCGCGAGGTGGCCAAGGAGCGCACCAGCGAGATCGGCAATGCCTATGAGCGGATCCGCAAGGCACGCTCTGCCGACGCCGCTTGA
- a CDS encoding Na+/H+ antiporter NhaC family protein translates to MSFGPFSLLPPVLAIVLALATRNVIPALFCGVWLGATMLSGGNPAAGLYASFNDFIIPSVGDEWSVTVLIYCGLFGVLIMVLQRTGGAQAIARAISERVASRRGAQGATLGLGVLIFFEDYFNALTVGSVMRPITDRMRVSREKLAYIVDSTSAPMCLLGPVSTWVVFVMGLIGTQLTEMNISGSEYLIYLSSIPLNFYAWLALGLIAFIVITQWDFGPMARAEHRARTTGEVLAKDATPPSDREVAEMEVIPEAQARKRNMLVPIGVLVLMIPPMFLWTGNYPENDLVTAVGEANGGLSILIATFVAVVVGLVMGMQQKLFDFRESMDIVVSGIKSMTLVYIILTLAWSIGSVTSELGTADYLVTLAEANIAPSLVPVLLFLIGALVAFTTGTSYGTFAIMIPIAMPVAMAMDLSLSLAIAAVLSGGIFGDHCSPISDTTILSSAGSSCDHIDHVRTQLPYAISAGLAGILAFFVAGLTDSALIGGLAGAGALVTTVVLLRLLWGGVKSRDEALAD, encoded by the coding sequence ATGTCTTTCGGTCCGTTTTCCCTCCTGCCGCCCGTGCTGGCCATCGTGCTGGCGCTGGCGACGCGCAATGTGATTCCGGCGCTGTTCTGTGGCGTCTGGCTGGGTGCCACCATGCTCAGCGGTGGCAATCCGGCCGCTGGTCTCTATGCCAGCTTCAATGACTTCATCATCCCGAGCGTGGGCGACGAGTGGAGCGTCACCGTCCTGATCTACTGCGGCCTGTTCGGGGTGTTGATCATGGTGCTGCAGCGCACCGGCGGTGCCCAGGCCATTGCCCGGGCGATTTCCGAGCGTGTCGCCTCGCGTCGCGGGGCTCAGGGCGCGACCCTGGGGCTCGGTGTGCTGATCTTCTTCGAGGATTACTTCAATGCCCTGACGGTGGGCAGCGTGATGCGCCCGATCACCGACCGCATGAGGGTCTCCCGGGAGAAGCTGGCCTATATCGTCGATTCGACCTCGGCCCCGATGTGCCTGCTGGGCCCGGTATCCACCTGGGTCGTCTTCGTGATGGGGCTGATCGGCACGCAGTTGACCGAGATGAATATCAGCGGCTCGGAGTACCTGATCTATCTTTCTTCCATCCCGCTGAACTTCTATGCCTGGCTGGCGCTTGGCCTGATCGCCTTCATCGTCATCACCCAGTGGGACTTCGGGCCCATGGCACGCGCCGAGCATCGTGCCCGGACCACCGGCGAAGTGCTGGCCAAGGACGCCACGCCGCCTTCCGACCGGGAGGTCGCCGAGATGGAGGTGATTCCGGAGGCCCAGGCACGCAAGCGCAACATGCTGGTGCCGATCGGCGTGCTGGTGCTGATGATTCCGCCGATGTTCCTGTGGACCGGCAATTATCCCGAGAACGACCTGGTCACCGCCGTGGGCGAGGCCAATGGCGGCCTGTCGATCCTGATCGCCACCTTCGTGGCGGTGGTCGTCGGCCTGGTCATGGGCATGCAGCAGAAGCTCTTCGACTTCCGTGAGTCCATGGACATTGTCGTCTCCGGGATCAAGAGCATGACGCTGGTCTACATCATCCTGACACTGGCCTGGTCGATCGGCAGCGTGACCTCGGAGCTGGGCACCGCCGATTATCTGGTGACCCTGGCGGAGGCGAACATCGCTCCCAGCCTGGTGCCGGTGCTGCTGTTCTTGATCGGCGCCCTGGTCGCTTTCACGACCGGTACGTCCTACGGCACCTTTGCGATCATGATCCCCATCGCCATGCCGGTGGCGATGGCCATGGATCTGTCGTTGTCGCTGGCGATCGCCGCGGTGCTCAGCGGCGGTATCTTCGGCGATCACTGTTCGCCGATTTCCGATACCACGATCCTCTCCTCGGCGGGTTCCTCCTGCGATCATATCGACCACGTGCGCACCCAATTGCCCTACGCGATATCCGCCGGACTGGCCGGTATCCTGGCCTTCTTCGTCGCCGGCCTGACCGATAGCGCTCTGATCGGCGGCCTCGCCGGTGCCGGGGCCCTGGTGACGACGGTGGTGCTGCTGCGCCTCCTCTGGGGCGGAGTGAAGTCGCGTGACGAGGCGCTTGCCGATTGA
- the ribA gene encoding GTP cyclohydrolase II encodes MTIRYIAASRLPTPWATFTMHGFEDEATGKDHVVLTLGEVGDGQPVLGRVHSECLTGDALFSMRCDCGYQLQEALKRIAEAGRGVLLYLRQEGRGIGLLNKIRAYHLQDQGADTVEANEQLGFSADLRRYDLCLPMLEHLGIDSLRLMTNNPRKVEALTRVGVDVVERVGLTTGLNPHNEHYLSTKAGKLGHMMALGDFTPASDVDIERKP; translated from the coding sequence GTGACGATTCGCTACATCGCCGCCTCCCGGCTCCCCACACCCTGGGCCACCTTCACCATGCACGGCTTCGAGGACGAAGCCACCGGCAAGGATCACGTCGTCCTCACCCTCGGTGAGGTCGGCGACGGCCAGCCGGTGCTCGGCCGTGTGCATTCCGAATGCCTCACCGGTGATGCCCTGTTCTCGATGCGCTGCGACTGCGGCTACCAGCTCCAGGAGGCGCTCAAGCGCATTGCCGAAGCGGGACGCGGCGTGCTGCTCTACCTGCGCCAGGAAGGTCGCGGCATCGGCCTGCTCAACAAGATCCGCGCCTATCATCTTCAGGACCAGGGCGCCGACACCGTCGAGGCCAACGAGCAACTGGGCTTCTCCGCCGACCTGCGTCGCTACGACCTCTGCCTGCCGATGCTCGAGCACCTGGGCATCGACTCGCTCAGGCTGATGACCAACAATCCCCGCAAGGTCGAGGCCCTGACCCGTGTCGGCGTGGATGTCGTCGAGCGCGTGGGGCTGACCACAGGCCTCAACCCGCACAACGAACACTACCTGTCCACCAAGGCCGGCAAACTCGGCCACATGATGGCACTAGGTGATTTCACTCCGGCCAGCGATGTGGACATTGAGCGCAAACCTTGA
- the hemE gene encoding uroporphyrinogen decarboxylase, translated as MELENDRLLRALARQPVDRTPVWMMRQAGRYLPEYREVRAQAGSFMDLCRDRDRACEVTLQPLERYPLDAAILFSDILTIPDAMGLGLYFETGEGPKFRKPVRTPEAVEALSVPDAERDLDYVMNAVATIRRELNGRVPLIGFSGSPWTLATYMVEGASSKDFRHVKAMLYDTPDTMHRLLDLLARAVTDYLNAQIRAGAQVVQIFDTWGGALSTPAYEAFSLRYMKQIVDGLIREREGRRVPVILFTKNGGQWLEAQADSGADALGLDWSTELSGARARVGQRVALQGNLDPNVLFAHPRAIRDEVARILASYGSGPGHVFNLGHGISQFTDPERVTAFVEALHELSPAYHQG; from the coding sequence ATGGAACTCGAGAACGACCGCCTGTTGCGCGCCCTGGCGCGTCAGCCCGTGGACCGCACGCCGGTCTGGATGATGCGTCAGGCAGGCCGTTACCTGCCGGAATATCGCGAAGTTCGCGCCCAGGCGGGCAGCTTCATGGATCTCTGTCGTGACCGTGACAGGGCCTGTGAGGTGACGCTGCAGCCACTGGAGCGCTATCCGCTGGATGCCGCCATCCTGTTCTCGGACATCCTGACCATTCCCGATGCCATGGGCCTGGGCCTGTATTTCGAGACCGGCGAGGGACCGAAATTCCGCAAGCCGGTGCGCACGCCCGAGGCAGTGGAAGCGCTCAGCGTGCCCGATGCCGAACGCGACCTGGACTACGTGATGAACGCCGTCGCCACCATCCGTCGCGAGCTGAACGGACGTGTGCCGCTGATCGGGTTTTCCGGCAGCCCCTGGACGCTCGCCACCTATATGGTGGAAGGCGCCTCGAGCAAGGATTTCCGCCATGTGAAGGCCATGCTCTACGACACGCCGGACACCATGCATCGACTGCTCGACCTGCTGGCCAGGGCAGTGACGGATTACCTCAATGCCCAGATCCGCGCCGGCGCCCAGGTCGTGCAGATCTTCGACACCTGGGGCGGGGCGCTGTCGACGCCGGCCTACGAGGCCTTCTCGCTGCGCTACATGAAGCAGATCGTGGATGGCCTGATCCGTGAGCGCGAGGGACGGCGTGTGCCGGTGATCCTGTTCACCAAGAACGGTGGCCAGTGGCTCGAGGCCCAGGCGGACTCCGGCGCCGATGCGCTGGGCCTGGACTGGAGCACCGAGCTTTCCGGTGCCCGGGCCCGGGTCGGGCAGCGTGTCGCGCTGCAGGGCAACCTGGATCCGAATGTGCTGTTCGCCCATCCCCGGGCGATCCGTGACGAAGTGGCACGTATTCTCGCCAGCTACGGCTCGGGGCCCGGTCATGTCTTCAACCTGGGCCATGGCATCAGCCAGTTCACCGACCCCGAGCGTGTCACGGCCTTCGTCGAGGCTCTGCACGAGCTGAGTCCCGCCTACCATCAGGGATGA
- the speE gene encoding polyamine aminopropyltransferase: protein MSTSLDSGWFTEVFDSQGSAFSLKVTGKLHDVQSDYQHLEVYATETFGNLMVLDGCVMLTDRDNFLYHEMIAHPALFTHADPKRVVIIGGGDCGTLREVLRHPGVERVTQIDIDEEVTRAAERFFPALTESNDDPRAELAFIDGVRWVDEAEAESVDVLIIDSTDPVGPAEGLFTTDFLRRCHRLLRSGGVMVQQSESPLYHSGSIIHSLRRDMREAGFDSVATLPFPQPVYPSGWWSVTLAGKGREVNDFREQDAREAGLPLDYYTADIHRGALALPPFMRRALD, encoded by the coding sequence ATGAGCACGTCTCTTGATTCCGGCTGGTTCACCGAAGTCTTCGACAGCCAGGGCAGTGCCTTCTCGTTGAAGGTCACCGGCAAGCTGCACGATGTGCAGAGCGACTATCAGCATCTCGAGGTCTATGCGACCGAGACCTTCGGCAACCTGATGGTGCTCGATGGCTGCGTGATGCTGACCGACCGTGACAACTTTCTCTATCACGAGATGATCGCGCATCCGGCACTGTTCACCCATGCCGACCCGAAACGCGTGGTGATCATCGGTGGCGGCGATTGCGGCACCCTGCGCGAAGTGCTGCGCCATCCCGGCGTGGAGCGGGTCACCCAGATCGATATCGACGAGGAAGTGACCCGGGCCGCCGAGCGCTTCTTCCCCGCCCTGACCGAGTCGAACGACGACCCCCGTGCGGAGCTGGCCTTCATCGACGGCGTGCGCTGGGTCGACGAGGCAGAGGCCGAGAGCGTCGATGTGCTGATCATCGATTCCACCGACCCGGTAGGACCGGCGGAAGGCCTGTTCACGACCGACTTTCTGCGCCGCTGCCATCGTCTCCTGCGCTCCGGCGGGGTGATGGTGCAGCAGAGCGAGTCGCCGCTCTACCATAGCGGCTCGATCATCCATTCACTGCGTCGCGACATGCGCGAGGCGGGGTTCGACAGCGTGGCGACCCTGCCATTCCCGCAGCCCGTCTATCCTTCCGGGTGGTGGAGCGTCACCCTGGCCGGCAAGGGCCGCGAGGTGAACGACTTCCGCGAGCAGGATGCACGAGAGGCCGGCCTGCCGCTCGACTACTACACCGCCGACATTCACCGCGGCGCCCTGGCGTTGCCGCCGTTCATGCGTCGGGCGCTGGATTGA